The Bacillus carboniphilus genome contains a region encoding:
- a CDS encoding YkyB family protein: MDDHYQDKRTNHSTDHIAEAIFTVNRHAKTAPDPKFLYLLKRKALIKLLKEGKASKKGLHYSNNPRFSQQSSDVLIEAGKYYFHMPPTKEDFKNLPHLGKLSSSYRNPKSSLSLSIAKEILQNYVGLKDDHEKASSKKQKYEKPVFKKLGETY; the protein is encoded by the coding sequence ATGGATGATCATTATCAAGACAAACGGACAAATCACTCTACAGATCATATTGCAGAGGCTATTTTTACAGTCAACCGACATGCGAAAACGGCTCCTGACCCAAAGTTTCTTTACCTTCTAAAAAGAAAAGCATTGATTAAGCTTTTAAAAGAAGGTAAAGCCTCTAAAAAAGGCCTTCACTACTCTAATAACCCAAGATTTAGTCAGCAATCATCTGACGTACTTATTGAAGCAGGGAAATACTATTTTCATATGCCACCTACAAAAGAAGACTTTAAAAATTTACCTCATTTAGGAAAGTTATCCTCTTCTTATCGAAACCCAAAATCTTCTCTTTCCTTATCAATAGCAAAAGAGATACTCCAAAACTATGTAGGTTTAAAAGACGATCATGAAAAAGCTTCTTCTAAAAAACAAAAATATGAGAAACCCGTATTTAAAAAATTAGGTGAGACTTACTAA
- a CDS encoding ArsR/SmtB family transcription factor — protein sequence MKEDVSSNYDIDEETLFIVTQTFKALSDPTRVRILHLLSIKECSVNEIASQLTLSQSTVSHQLRFLKNLRLVKFRREGTSLYYSHDDEHVQNVLEETIRHARHN from the coding sequence ATGAAAGAGGATGTTTCTTCTAACTATGACATAGATGAGGAAACGTTATTTATTGTTACACAAACGTTTAAAGCCTTATCAGATCCCACTAGAGTAAGAATTTTGCACTTATTGTCGATAAAAGAGTGTTCAGTAAATGAAATAGCTAGTCAATTAACTTTGTCACAATCTACGGTTTCACACCAGCTAAGGTTTTTAAAAAACTTACGCTTAGTAAAGTTTCGTAGAGAAGGAACTAGCTTATACTATAGTCATGATGACGAACATGTACAAAACGTTTTAGAAGAAACGATTCGCCATGCACGTCATAATTAG